From the Chryseobacterium sp. G0201 genome, the window GTCGCTTCTTCTTTCATCAGTTTAGAGCAGGCAGAATTAAATTTACAAAGAGAATTAAGTAAAGATTCATTTGATGATACTTTCAAAAAAGCAAAATTAGCCTGGAATGAAAAATTAAAACGAGTTGAAGTAGCCGGCGGAACAGTCGACCAAATACGAACTTTCTACTCTTCTCTTTACAGAATGCTTTGTTTCCCACATAAAATGTATGAGATCAATAAAGCCGGAGAAGTTGTTCATTACAGTCCATATTCAGGGAAGACAGAACCCGGATATCGATTTGCAGGAACAGGTTTTTGGGATACTTTTAGAGCGCTTTATCCTTTCTTAAATTTGGTTTATCCAAGCATCAATGTTGAAATGCAGAAAGGATTAATTAGCGATTACAAAGAAGGCGGCTGGTTGCCGGAATGGTCGAGTCCATCCTATTCTGATATTATGATTGGAAATAATTCTGCCTCTGTGGTTGCGGATGCATACATGAAAGGTCTTCGAGGTTATGATATTGAAACATTGTATCAGGCTTTGCTTCACGGTGCAAATAATGAAGGTCCACAAGCAACCGGAAGATTGGGAATTGAATATTATAAAAAATTAGGCTACGTTCCTTATGATGTTAAAATCAATGAAAATGCAGCGAGAACTTTAGAATACGCTTACGATGATTTTGCCATCGCACAATTAGGAAAAGCTTTAGGAAAACCTGAATCCGAATGGGGAGAATATTACAGACGTTCACAAAATTTCCAAAAAGTGATTGATCCGGAAACAAAATTAGCTCGCGGAAGAAATCAGGATGGAAGTTTCCAGAAACCTTTCAATCCTTTCAAATGGGGCGATGCTTTTACAGAAGGAAATTCTTGGCATTATACCTGGTCGGTTTTTCAGGATATTGACGGATTGGCAAAATTAATGGGCGGGAAAAAAGAGTTTTCGAAAAATTTAGACAAAATTTTTGAGATGCCTCCGGTTTTTGATGACAGTTATTATGGTTCAACCATTCACGAAATTCAGGAAATGGTGAATGCCAATATGGGTCAATATGCTCACGGAAATCAGCCTGCTCAGCATATTATTTATTTGTATAATTATTCCGGAGAGCCTTGGAAAACACAATATTGGGTTCGAGAAACAATGAATAGGTTATATCAACCAACTCCAGATGGATATTGTGGTGATGAAGATAATGGACAAACTTCAGCTTGGTATATTTTCTCAACGCTTGGTTTTTATCCTGTAACTCCGGCGACAGATCAATATGTTTTAGGAGCTCCTTTGTTTAAAAAAGCAACCATTCATTTAGAAAACGGGAAAAATATTGAAATCAAAGCAGATAATAACAGTAACGAAAATCGATACGTGAAATCATTAAATATGAATGGTAAAACTTACTCTAAAAATTGGCTGAGTCATGAAGAATTAATGAAAGGTACTACTCTACAGTTCAACATGGATAATAAGCCCAATAAGAATAGAGGAACAGAGGAAAAAGATTTTCCTTATTCTTATTCCACCGATAAAAAATAAAGCAAAAAAGAGAGATAAATTGTCTCTCTCTTTTTTATTGTAACTATTTAGTTTTATCGAAGCCTTCAGGTAAAATATAATTTCCTGTAAGCTTATCAATTCCTACTCTATAATACTGAGCATTCTGTCTTCTAATTTTTGTGGCTGCAACATTTATTACACCTACTACCAGACCTCCAATAGCACCAGCAGCTCCTGCTCCTACGATAATCGGGGTACTGCTATACTGCGGGAAAATTTCTTCCTGAGATGCCATTATAAAAATTCCTTCATTATCTTTTTCAATTTCAATGATACTTATAGGTGTCTTTTTATAAGCAATTCCGTTATCGATGATTGCAAAAACATCTTTACTTAGATTATCATAACCATCAACTCTTTTCACCCCTTTAATCGCACCATCTTTATTCTTCCTTACTGTAAGTTCTTTATCCGGATTTTGTTCTGCAAATGATTTATAATCTCTATAGACTCCATCCGTAAAAGACTGAGAGGTATAAATCGGTAGCTGTTCTGATATTAACTTTTCGTAATTTCCAAGATCAGTCTCAGAAACAGGTATATTCAATCCTGCTTCAGTATATGAATCCTTTATAGTATTAGCTAATTCTGATGATATTTTGGCTGCTATAGCTCTCGTGATATAAGCATGATCTTTCTGCGGATAATCCTTTGAAATTTTAATTTTTTTTAAAAAATAATATTTATCATTTCTTTTTAAAAAGGTAGAAATCTGCATTTCCAAATGTCCCATAACTGATCTTTCGGTAGGTATATCCTTAACCTTTAGATCTTCTAGCATAAGGAAATATTTAGTATTTCCCTGCACCTTATTATCTTCTAAAAACCAATCTGAAAATAATTTTTCCAAGTCCTCTTTTTCAAATTTTACCTCGTAAGGATCTTTTCTGTGCGAAACTATCCCTATGGTTTTATCTTCTCTTCTATCGATTAAAGTAAGAGAGTTTGCAAGTTTATTTTTATCTTTTATATTTTGTCTAAGCTGTATAAACTGAGTTTTCTGGGCAAACAATGAGCCCGAAAATAAAAAGAATAATAAAATGTGTTTCATCACTTATATTTTCCGCAAAAGTAAGAATTAGTTTAAAATAAAAAAGACTCTCACAAATGTAAGAGTCATTATTTTATTCATTTGAAAAATCATATTCTCCGGTTAAAGGATCAATATAAATTTCAGTTTTTTCATCTTTTTTCATTTTATTCTGCCTGAAACCTCTTTCAAAAACACTAACAAGCCCGACAGCAATACCACCATACATTCCTCCTGAAGAACCACCAACACTTAGAAAAACCGCTGAATTCCGCACAGGCAAGATAAATCCTCTATTACTTATGAGATAGAATCCTTTTTCATTTTTATTTAAATCTAAAAATCCTGAATATGTTTTCTTATAAGCCTTACCATTTTCTACATAAATAAACATTTCATTAGCAGAGATCTTATCTTTCTTTCCGTTTTCGTCCTTTATAGCTCTTACAACTTCTCCTCTACTATTTTTCTCGAGAATATAATTTCCTTGTTCAGGAGTTTGATTAAAAAATGAAGTATGATTTAAATAAATACCATCTTTCAATTGTTCATTCTTATATGCTTCAGAATTATTTTTAACATAAGAATCATAATCTGTAAGAGCATCTAAATTTACTGAGTTTTCTACTGGTTTCATTGTGTATGTTTTCTTCATAAACATCGCAATGATAACCGGAATATTCTTTACAACTACATCTGAAATATTTTTACTCTTAAAACTATAAACCGTATCTTTTTTATATAAAAATCTATAATTATCAGCTTCTTTCAGAAAGGTTTGAGCCGAAAAATCAACGTCTGCTTCCGTTTCTTTGCCTACCGTTTCTCCAAGCGTAGTTTTTAAACTTTTTAAAACTAAAACCATCTCATGTTTTCCTCCTTTATGGTTGCTGTCTGTATACCATTGACTTAAGAAATTATTAATCGTTGTAGGAAAAACAATTTCTTTCATTTCTTTATTATCTCCGAAAGGCATCTCACCTATCTTTTTATCTTCTCTCTGATCAATAACTTCAAGAGATTTGTAAATATTACCTTTTGGATTTGATAAATTTCCTCTTTCTTTAATAATTTCCTGTCCCTGCGAAAAACTGAGAATAGAAATGAAAATTAATGTGAACTGTAAGATTTTTTTCATGTGATAAAAGATTTACTCAAAGCTATGAATTAGTTTAAAAATTAAACGACTCTCACAAAAAAACATTTGTAAGAGTCGTCCAACATTAAAAAAATAAACTATTATGGTGATTGCCTTTGGCCTCCAGCATTATTGTTTCCGTGAGGTTTTCTTTCATTCATTTTATCTCTCATCATACCCTCAGATTGAAACAGCTTCAAGACTTTCTGGCAAGGAATAACTTCCTGCATTTTATCTGCATATTTTTTTCTATTATCTAATAATTTTTGTCCTACTTCAAAACTTTGCTGCAACTTTGCTTTTGCTTCTTCATCAGATAAAGTTTCCGGGTTGAAATTGGAATTGAACTGGCTTTTTATCTGTTTCTGGTTGTCAAGATATTCATTGTAGAGTTGTGTAAACTCTGCTTTATCATTTGCTTCAATATCAAGATTATCCATCACCATATTATTCCTAAACTTGGCAAGAAGAGCTTTTCTTTCTTCCGGAGAAAGATTATTTATTACCTCTTTTCTTTGTTTAGGATCCATCTTTTTCCAGTCATACTCCGTTTTTTGGGCATTTAAGCCAAAACCATAAATAATAAAAAGTGTAAATAATATCTTTTTCATCTCTCTTTAATTATATAAATCCAAATAAACATCCTGAGTCGAATTGCTTGCTAATTCTGATATTTCAGAGTTAGAAAACGAATCTAAATATTCATTCATTTGAGTTTCAGTTTTCTTCGAAACCGGCTTCACTGTTTTTGGCGTAGGCACTTCTTTTGTTTCTATATCTTGTGAAACGAAGCTTCTACTATTTTGATTTACAACTGTTTGATTGTTTTTTTCAACAGAAGTTAAATCAGATTTTAAAGTTTCATAAGCAATCTCGCTTTCTGACTTTGGTGCCTGAGTATCCGCTACATACTTTGCTCCGGAATTTCCAGCATCTTTTGCTGAATCATCATTTTGATTAAAAACAAAAGTAGCTCCAAATATCAATGCTAACGATGCAGCTGCTGCATAAGCCCAATTCAGTTTAAAAATAGGTGCTTTTTTCGTAGCTTTTACATCATTCATTACTTTTTCCTGAATATTTTCAAACAAATTATCAGGAACCTTGTAAATGTTTTTACGTTCTAATTTTTCTATATCGAACTCTTTCATGTCTTTTGCGTCTCAAAAATTATTTTTCGTAATTTTCCTTTATATATTCTTCTATTTTCTGCTTGGCATAATGATAATTTGTTTTCAAAGTCCCTACCGACATATCTACAATTTTAGATATTTCTTCGTAAGGCAAATCGTCATAATACCGCATCATAAATACCAGTTTCTGCTTTTCGGGCAGGCTTTGTATAGCACTCTGTAACAATATTTGTATCTCTTCTGCATCACTTGATACATTGTCTGCAATAAGATTCTGCATATAATATTCCGGATCTTCATCAGTCTTCTGCATTTTCTTTAGCTTATTTACCTGCTGTAATGCTTCGTTGGTTGCGATTCTGTACAGCCAGGTATACAACTGACTATCATTTTTGAACTGATGAAAATTCTGATATGCTTTAATGAATGTTTCCTGCAATGTATCCTGTGCAAGGTCACCATCCACAATGATCCTTCTTATATGCCAATACAATCTACTTTGATAAGCATCCATCAACACGCGAACTCCTTTCTCCTGAGTTCGTGGGTTTTCCATCAGCGTAATAATTTCCGCGTCCTTAATCTTCATAAGATGCTTTCATTGTTTTGGATTACAAAAATAATAGAAAGTTAAATTACTTATTCAATTTTTGATCCAAATATTGAAATAATATCAGATAGTTACGTTTTAAGCTTGAAGCAACAGGCAGTAGACGGATTTACAAAAACTTCCATCTTCTAGTATCTGTCTCCCTTTTTAAACTCATCTTAAAATATTATCTTTGTTTTATGCAAATTGTAATTATCGGTTCCGGAAATGTTGCCTATCATCTGGCAAAAGCTTTTGTTCTGAATAACATTCCATTAACTCAGATTTTTGGAAGGAACGAAAAGGATTTAAATAAAATTTCCGAAGAATTAAAAATTCCTTTCTCAACAGAAAAATTGGAAGATGCAGATCTGTATATTATTTGTGTAAGTGATAGTTCTGTAGAAAATGTTTCTAAATTAATCACTAAAAAAGATTGTTTGGTTGTACATACTTCAGGTTCATTGCCCAAGGAAATTCTATTAGGAGCGTACAGAAAATCAAGCTTTTATCCTTTACAGACTTTTTCTAAATCTAAAGAACTGAATTATGAAAAAATTCCTTTTTTCATAGAAACAGAAAATGAAGAAGATAAAAAAATTCTTTTTGAAATTGCTTCTAAAATTTCCAAGAATGTAATGGAAAGTACACATGAGAAAAGAAAATACATTCATCTCACGGCTGTTTTTGCTTGTAATTTTGTGAATCATCTTTTTTCAAGAGCGAAAGAAATTTCAGATTCTCAGGAGATTCCATTTGATTATTTTTTACCGTTAATTGACGAAACTGTTCAGAAAATTCATGAAATTGAACCTAAATCAGCCCAAACCGGTCCGGCAGTAAGAAATGATGCACGTATTTTGCAATTGCATGAACAATTATTGAAAGATGAAAGTCTGGAGATCTATAAAACAATGAATCATTCTATTAAAAAAATGTATGAGTTATAAAGAGAAATTAAAAGATATAAAAGCATTTGTATTTGATGTAGACGGCGTTTTCACAGATGGAAGCGTTTATCTGATGCCCGGAGGAAATATGTCGAGAGTTATGAATGTCTTAGATGGTTATGCAGTCGTTAAAGCCTTAAAAAACAATTATTTAATAGGAGTAATTACCGGCGGAAACGATGAAATGGTAAAACACAGAATTAATTATCTTGGAATTCAGGATTATTACCCAAAATCACACGACAAAATGGTTGACTTTGAAGATTTTAAATCAAAATACAATCTTAAAAACGAAGAAATTTTAACGATGGGAGACGATCTTCCGGATATTCATATGATGGAAGCTTCTGCTATTGCCACCTGTCCGGAAAATGCCGTTCCTGAAGTAAAGGGAATTTCTGATTATATTTCGCCAAAACAAGGTGGAAGCGGAGCCGTACGCGATGTCATTGAGCAGGTAATGAAAGTTCAGGGAAATTGGCATGAAGATAACACCCAATCTATTTAATTAATTGAAAATGAAATTACTATTAGCATCACAATCTCCAAGGAGAAAAGAACTTTTATCAAGTTTAGGATTCGATTTTGAGGTTGTAAAAATAGATTGTGAAGAAATCTTACCCGAAAATATTGAGATAGGAGAGGCCGCTGCTTATTTATCTGAATTAAAAGCAAATGCGTTCAGAAATCTTGTGGACGATGAAGTTTTACTGACATCAGATACAGTTGTTGCTATTGATAATCAAATCCTTGGGAAGCCGAAAAATGAAGCTGATGCAAAAAAAATGTTGCAACAATTATCTGGAACGACGCATCAAGTTTATACAGGAATTACCATTAAAACTTTATCTAAAACTATCACAGAAACAGATGTTGCCGATGTAGAGCTTGATGAAATTTCGGATGAAGAAATAGATTTTTACATTAAAAATTACAAACCTTTTGACAAAGCAGGAAGCTACGGCATCCAGGAATGGCTTGGAATGGCGAAAATTAAAAAACTATCAGGCAGCTATTATGCCATCATGGGACTTCCTACTCATTTGGTTTACAAAATTTTGAAAGAAATATAAATATTTTCAATATAAAATTTTATTATTTTTACAAAATCATCAATCTTTTGATAATAAAAAGTAAATTGGCTAGTTATATTGAATAATGAAAAAGAACATTTTATTCCTTTTAGTGGCTTGCATCGTTCTCTCTTGCGGATCAAAACCCAAGAGACCCGAGCAACGATCGAAGTTCATGAAAGGGTTTTCCACATATTATAATACACTATTTAATGCTAAAGATGCTTTAAACAGTGAATTTACGAGTAGAGATAAGGCTCATAAAGATAATTTTTATGCACCTTATATCCCAATTCTTACATACGAAGATCAACCTTTGGGAAGCGATCTTGGGCAATCTTCTGCGTTCGCTGAGAACACTATGAAAATAGCAGAAGTAAATAATCCTCCCAGCAGAAATGCTGCAGGAAGAGCGCCGGGAGCTCCTCCAGGTGCACCTCCGGGTATGCCAGGCGGGCTTAATGGTGGTAACCCAAACGGTCAATCAGAACAAAGCGATCAGCCCGAAAATAAAGGAGCCACAGTTCTAGAAATTGCAGAAGCAAAAGCTTTAAAAGCAATCAATAAATATTCGGTGATCAAAAACGGGGAAGAAAAAAATAAGAAAATCTTCGATGCTTACATCATTCTGGCACAATCAAGAATTTATCAGAACAAATCTGTGGAAGCTCTGGATGCTCTGAACTATGTTTTCACTCATATGAAGAATGACAAAAGGATTCCTTTAGCTAAAACTTATCAAGCTGCAGCATATGCTCAGTTAAAAGATTATCATAAAGCTCAGGAGATTTTCGCTCAATTGAAAACTGAAGATATTAGTAAAGATTATAAAAAAATATCAAGTATTTACTCTGCTGAATCGCTTTTGGATGCAGGAAAAAAAGAAGAAGCTACAAAAGAACTTGATAATGCTTTTGAATTAAACACCAACCGAAAACTGAAAAGCAGAATCGCCTTCTTAAGAGGTCAGGTGTTGGAAGGTTTAAACCAAAATGAAAAAGCAAGAGAAAGCTTTATGGCCGCATACAAATACGCCAATGATTTTGAATTTGAGGTTAAATCCCAGATTGAAATTGCCAAAACTTTTAACGGAAAAGGTGATTATGAAGGCGCCAGAAAGTATTTGGAAGATATCAGTAAAAAAGGAACTTACGGATCCAGAAAGAATGAATTTTATTATGCATTAGGTTTAATGGCCAACAAAGCAGGTAAAAAACAGGAAGCTCAGGATCTTTTCAAGAAATCTTTAAAAGAAAAGGTTTCAGATCTACAGGTTCGTGGTTTGGCTTACTATGAAATAGGAAAGGATTATCTTGATAAGAACGATTATATCGGAGCCGGAAGTTATTATGATTCCGCGCTTGTTGCAATGACTTACGAGCCTTCAAAAGTGCTTTTGCAGGAACAGTCTATCAACATCAAGAAAATATCAAAAAACTATTATCTGATCAAAAAAAATGACAGTATTCTTTCTCTAGCAAAGATGTCTGAAGCTCAAAAAACAGATTTCTTCTCTAAACATATCGCCAAATTAAAAATAAAAGAAGAAAAAGAAGAGCTTGAGAGAAGACGTGCAGAAAGAGCCAAAGGCTTTGATACAGGGGATTACAGTGCCAATTCTATTTTTGCCAATAGTTCTAATGGTTTTGAGGATTTCGGGACAAGTACAAAAGGTTTTTATTTCAGTAATACCGGTACCGTATCTAAAGGATCTTCAACATTTAAACAAGTTTGGGGAGACAGAGCGCTTGTCGATAACTGGCGTTATTCTAAGAAAATGGCAACGATCGATGATATGAAAAACGAGGCGTTGGGCGTTACTTCAGCACCTAATCCCAGACGTTTTGAACCTTCTTTCTATATTGAGCAGATTCCTACTGATGTAGGCAAATTAGACCAGCTTAAGAAGGATAGGGACACTGCTTCTCTAGGTTTGGGTATCATGTATCAGAATTATTTTACCAATACCCCTTTAGCTACAAAAACTTTATATGATCTTGTAGATGTAAAACCTGAAGAAAAAGTAATGCTACAGGCTTTATATGAGATTTTTAACATGAATTATGAAAAAAATCCTCAGATTGCAGAAAGAGCGAAGTCAATTTTGTTAAAAGATTATCCTTACACGTCGTATGCAGAATTTGCCAGAAATCCTAAGAACAGTACTTTTGTAAAATCTTCCGAAGATGTTCAGAATGAATATAAAAAGGCCTACGCGTTATTTGAAGCAGAAAAGTTTGCAGAAAGTAAAGCAGTCATAGAAGCAGCTATTCAGAAATATCCGAAAGATGCTCTGGTACCTAAATTCTCATTATTAAATGCATTTAATACCGGAAAATCAAGTGGAAAAGAGGTAATGATCCTTCAATTGGAACAAATTGCTTTAAATTATGGTAAAACCCCCGAAGGAATCAAAGCGAAAGAAATGCTAAATTATTTAAAGAGTGAGCTTTCTTTCCAGGAAACTGATAATAAAGGAAATACCATCCAGAAACCGGGTACTAACCCGCTACAGCAACCTTCATCGATGAATATGAATAATCCGGGGCAAATAAATAATAGCACGAACGCTATACCAACTAAGCCAGAATCTACAACTGTTCAGCCATCTCCGTCCGCAAATTCTGCTGCAGTGCTTTTAGATGAAAGTGTTCCGCCACCAACTCAACCAGGTAATACACCGGGACAAAAACCAAAAACTCAAGCTCCGGCAAAACCAAAATAAAATAAGAAAGCGAAGATTACTCTTCGCTTTTTTTTATGTAGTTGTTTATTATTTCGTTAAATAGAATCAGGTGATTTCTTTTTCTTTACTCCATGAAAATCTTTCAAATAAAATGGTTCGAAATAAGCAATATCTTCAAACTCCTTATTTTCAATTTTTTCTAATGTTTTCTTTACTAAATATTGTGCAGAAGGGTAGATGGTCTCATTAAAATCAGCATTCGGAAGCTGTATAATTTCCTGTGCTTTTTTAGCTCCGTCTCCTACAAACAATACTTTTTTATCTTTAAATTCTTCAAAAGAAGTTTCATCTAGAATCTTTGCTTCAGTCTGGGAAAGTTCTTTTCCGTTTTTGCCGTCATAAACGGCCGTATAAACCTCCATTCTTCTTGCATCGATCAATGGAATGATATAATCATAGTTTTGGTCTAAAAAAGGCTCTATCATTGTGTCAAGAGAATTAACTGCAACCAATGGAATCTTTAATCCATAACAAAAACCTTTTGCTGAAGAAGCGCCAATTCTTAATCCGGTGTAAGAACCCGGACCTTTTCCTAAAGACACCGCCTGAATCTCTTTCATGGAGATTCCAGCACCTTCCAAAGCCCATTCTACAAAAGTGTGCAGACTTTCTGACTGCTTATAATTATCTGAAACTTCTTCGCAAACGCACAATAACTTATCATTGTCTGAAATTGCTACAGAACAGTTTTTTGAAGATGTTTCGAGGTATAAAATTTTCATTTTTAATAATTAAATCTATCCAATATTTCATCAAACTAAAAGAAGTTTTAAAGATTTCTACGAAAGACAAAGTTTGGAATTATTCTATTTTGCAAATTTATGGCTTTATTTCGATACTCTGACGGCTCCAGAGTTTCTAGACAGAATTCTTTTTCATCCAAATTTCCAATAAAACCAGCTTCATCTCAAAACTTTGATCTTTATATAAACCTGATACTTGGATTTTTCTTCTGATACTGGCGAATTTCTTATGCTTTTTAATCTCAGAAATTTCAATTTGCTTGATTTCTTTATAGATCACTTTTTTACTCGAAAAGTCTTTTTTAAAATCATCAAAATTCTGAGTCCAGCCGTTTGAATGACCAAAAGATACATCGGAAGACAAAATATTAATTATTTTATTGTCGTTATTCTGCATGTATTGATCTAAAAGTGAAATACTTTCAAATAACTTTGCGTCTTTTTGACTTGTTTTAAAACTCTGACAACTCCAAAAAGTGAATGAAAGAAGTAGGAAACAAAGTGCTAATTTTCTCACCTTATTTTCTGTAAATCGTTCTCGGTTCTGCCTGAGCAGTAGGGTAGATTGTCATATCAGAAACACTCACATGCTTTGGAGCGTTGACACAATAAGCGATCGCATCAGAAATATCTTCAGCTTTTAAGGCTTCATATCCGGCATACACTGTGGAAGCTCTTTCGCTGTCACCTTTAAATCTAATTAAAGAAAAGTCTGTTTCTACGGCTCCTGGTTGAATATTGGTAACCTTAATTCCAAATTCTGTTAATTCTATTCTCATTCCTTCGGAAATTACGTCAACCGCTTTTTTGGTAGCGCAATACACAACTCCGTTGGCATACGTTTGTCTTGCTGCCACAGAACTGATATTTACAATATGTCCGGAATTTCTTTCTTTCATTCTTGGAATAA encodes:
- a CDS encoding GH92 family glycosyl hydrolase; this encodes MKKILLFLLIIPLAHLKSQWVEKAPENPEEFVNPLIGTLSKPSLSNGNTYPAVAVPHGMNLWTPQTGKNGNGWQYTYDADKIRGIKQTHQPSPWMNDYGMFSIMPVTGKMRFNEDERASWFSHKSEVSKPYYYSVYLADHNVTAEITPTERAAQMRLTYPDSNDSWFVVDAFDKGSSITIIPSQNKIVGYSTKYSRGKLVGFKNYFVIYADKPFTKYSTWKDKYFVKDTLQITGDHCGAVVGFATKKGEKVNLKVASSFISLEQAELNLQRELSKDSFDDTFKKAKLAWNEKLKRVEVAGGTVDQIRTFYSSLYRMLCFPHKMYEINKAGEVVHYSPYSGKTEPGYRFAGTGFWDTFRALYPFLNLVYPSINVEMQKGLISDYKEGGWLPEWSSPSYSDIMIGNNSASVVADAYMKGLRGYDIETLYQALLHGANNEGPQATGRLGIEYYKKLGYVPYDVKINENAARTLEYAYDDFAIAQLGKALGKPESEWGEYYRRSQNFQKVIDPETKLARGRNQDGSFQKPFNPFKWGDAFTEGNSWHYTWSVFQDIDGLAKLMGGKKEFSKNLDKIFEMPPVFDDSYYGSTIHEIQEMVNANMGQYAHGNQPAQHIIYLYNYSGEPWKTQYWVRETMNRLYQPTPDGYCGDEDNGQTSAWYIFSTLGFYPVTPATDQYVLGAPLFKKATIHLENGKNIEIKADNNSNENRYVKSLNMNGKTYSKNWLSHEELMKGTTLQFNMDNKPNKNRGTEEKDFPYSYSTDKK
- a CDS encoding RNA polymerase sigma factor, translated to MKIKDAEIITLMENPRTQEKGVRVLMDAYQSRLYWHIRRIIVDGDLAQDTLQETFIKAYQNFHQFKNDSQLYTWLYRIATNEALQQVNKLKKMQKTDEDPEYYMQNLIADNVSSDAEEIQILLQSAIQSLPEKQKLVFMMRYYDDLPYEEISKIVDMSVGTLKTNYHYAKQKIEEYIKENYEK
- a CDS encoding Rossmann-like and DUF2520 domain-containing protein, whose protein sequence is MQIVIIGSGNVAYHLAKAFVLNNIPLTQIFGRNEKDLNKISEELKIPFSTEKLEDADLYIICVSDSSVENVSKLITKKDCLVVHTSGSLPKEILLGAYRKSSFYPLQTFSKSKELNYEKIPFFIETENEEDKKILFEIASKISKNVMESTHEKRKYIHLTAVFACNFVNHLFSRAKEISDSQEIPFDYFLPLIDETVQKIHEIEPKSAQTGPAVRNDARILQLHEQLLKDESLEIYKTMNHSIKKMYEL
- a CDS encoding KdsC family phosphatase gives rise to the protein MSYKEKLKDIKAFVFDVDGVFTDGSVYLMPGGNMSRVMNVLDGYAVVKALKNNYLIGVITGGNDEMVKHRINYLGIQDYYPKSHDKMVDFEDFKSKYNLKNEEILTMGDDLPDIHMMEASAIATCPENAVPEVKGISDYISPKQGGSGAVRDVIEQVMKVQGNWHEDNTQSI
- a CDS encoding Maf family protein; translated protein: MKLLLASQSPRRKELLSSLGFDFEVVKIDCEEILPENIEIGEAAAYLSELKANAFRNLVDDEVLLTSDTVVAIDNQILGKPKNEADAKKMLQQLSGTTHQVYTGITIKTLSKTITETDVADVELDEISDEEIDFYIKNYKPFDKAGSYGIQEWLGMAKIKKLSGSYYAIMGLPTHLVYKILKEI
- a CDS encoding tetratricopeptide repeat protein, producing MKKNILFLLVACIVLSCGSKPKRPEQRSKFMKGFSTYYNTLFNAKDALNSEFTSRDKAHKDNFYAPYIPILTYEDQPLGSDLGQSSAFAENTMKIAEVNNPPSRNAAGRAPGAPPGAPPGMPGGLNGGNPNGQSEQSDQPENKGATVLEIAEAKALKAINKYSVIKNGEEKNKKIFDAYIILAQSRIYQNKSVEALDALNYVFTHMKNDKRIPLAKTYQAAAYAQLKDYHKAQEIFAQLKTEDISKDYKKISSIYSAESLLDAGKKEEATKELDNAFELNTNRKLKSRIAFLRGQVLEGLNQNEKARESFMAAYKYANDFEFEVKSQIEIAKTFNGKGDYEGARKYLEDISKKGTYGSRKNEFYYALGLMANKAGKKQEAQDLFKKSLKEKVSDLQVRGLAYYEIGKDYLDKNDYIGAGSYYDSALVAMTYEPSKVLLQEQSINIKKISKNYYLIKKNDSILSLAKMSEAQKTDFFSKHIAKLKIKEEKEELERRRAERAKGFDTGDYSANSIFANSSNGFEDFGTSTKGFYFSNTGTVSKGSSTFKQVWGDRALVDNWRYSKKMATIDDMKNEALGVTSAPNPRRFEPSFYIEQIPTDVGKLDQLKKDRDTASLGLGIMYQNYFTNTPLATKTLYDLVDVKPEEKVMLQALYEIFNMNYEKNPQIAERAKSILLKDYPYTSYAEFARNPKNSTFVKSSEDVQNEYKKAYALFEAEKFAESKAVIEAAIQKYPKDALVPKFSLLNAFNTGKSSGKEVMILQLEQIALNYGKTPEGIKAKEMLNYLKSELSFQETDNKGNTIQKPGTNPLQQPSSMNMNNPGQINNSTNAIPTKPESTTVQPSPSANSAAVLLDESVPPPTQPGNTPGQKPKTQAPAKPK
- the tsaB gene encoding tRNA (adenosine(37)-N6)-threonylcarbamoyltransferase complex dimerization subunit type 1 TsaB, with product MKILYLETSSKNCSVAISDNDKLLCVCEEVSDNYKQSESLHTFVEWALEGAGISMKEIQAVSLGKGPGSYTGLRIGASSAKGFCYGLKIPLVAVNSLDTMIEPFLDQNYDYIIPLIDARRMEVYTAVYDGKNGKELSQTEAKILDETSFEEFKDKKVLFVGDGAKKAQEIIQLPNADFNETIYPSAQYLVKKTLEKIENKEFEDIAYFEPFYLKDFHGVKKKKSPDSI
- a CDS encoding SDR family NAD(P)-dependent oxidoreductase, with translation MKTILITGATSGIGKSTAELFAKQGNRIIICGRRIEVLESLKTELSQYTEIFSLKFDVRNHQEVENAINSLPEEWKNIDVLINNAGNAHGLEPLSAGNTRDWDSMIDGNVKGILYVSKMIIPRMKERNSGHIVNISSVAARQTYANGVVYCATKKAVDVISEGMRIELTEFGIKVTNIQPGAVETDFSLIRFKGDSERASTVYAGYEALKAEDISDAIAYCVNAPKHVSVSDMTIYPTAQAEPRTIYRK